In a genomic window of Pseudomonas oryzihabitans:
- a CDS encoding TM2 domain-containing protein translates to MSSLQAEMLVEQKVANARKSTGAAYVIWFFLGILGGHRFYLGRTGSGAAMLVLWLIGWVTFFIPWIVTGIWCLVDAFLIPGMIQEHQDKVRQQARLEVAVLQGSNSL, encoded by the coding sequence ATGAGCTCGCTGCAAGCCGAAATGCTGGTCGAACAAAAAGTCGCCAACGCCCGCAAATCCACCGGCGCCGCCTACGTCATCTGGTTCTTCCTCGGCATACTTGGCGGTCATCGTTTCTACCTCGGCCGCACCGGATCCGGCGCTGCCATGCTGGTGCTCTGGCTGATCGGCTGGGTCACCTTCTTCATTCCCTGGATCGTGACCGGCATCTGGTGCCTGGTCGATGCCTTCCTCATCCCTGGCATGATCCAGGAGCATCAAGACAAGGTGCGTCAGCAAGCACGCCTGGAAGTGGCCGTGCTGCAGGGTAGCAACTCGCTCTGA
- a CDS encoding methyl-accepting chemotaxis protein — protein sequence MASIRHSLDATSTTVNTLLSGTQHVEQAVVAIQQLARQTQLLALNASIEAARAGEQGRGFAVVAEEVRHLAQATDQATRSITEVTGTIVTAIRQVASQVGEHDGLLGHEHSRCGRLAGELDAIAQRSQSNLEQLGQMRQALTEHGQANHALSEQLQQLHLGAQAYAEQREALHELTDYLRKLTGRVRP from the coding sequence ATGGCATCCATCCGGCATAGCCTGGATGCCACCTCGACCACGGTGAACACCCTGCTCAGCGGTACCCAACACGTGGAGCAGGCCGTGGTGGCCATTCAGCAACTGGCGCGACAAACCCAGCTGCTGGCGCTGAACGCCTCGATAGAGGCGGCGCGCGCCGGCGAACAGGGCCGGGGCTTCGCCGTGGTCGCCGAGGAAGTACGCCATCTCGCCCAGGCCACCGATCAGGCGACCCGCAGTATCACCGAGGTTACCGGCACCATCGTGACCGCGATCCGCCAGGTCGCCAGCCAAGTCGGCGAACACGACGGTCTGCTCGGCCACGAACACAGCCGTTGCGGGCGTCTGGCCGGCGAGCTGGACGCCATCGCCCAACGCAGCCAGAGCAACCTCGAGCAACTCGGCCAGATGCGCCAGGCCCTGACCGAACATGGCCAGGCCAATCACGCCTTGAGCGAACAATTGCAGCAGTTGCACCTTGGTGCTCAGGCCTACGCCGAGCAGCGCGAAGCCCTGCACGAGCTTACCGACTATCTGCGCAAGCTGACCGGGAGGGTGCGGCCATGA